Proteins from a single region of Streptomyces spectabilis:
- a CDS encoding AraC family transcriptional regulator: MAGSAERARHWTYAELPGVDLLRAHYVRMTFVRHTHEHFVMAAVTEGVDVFHHTGADRHAGPGTLALINPDTPHTGRGGGPEGWRYGAVYPAPELVAAIAAETTAIRGTPGFVQPVFEDAYAVALVHQVLRAAEEGNALAADTFLRIAVTRMLRLNGGALPERTVRSAGHRVAARARAVLEERLTDPPSLDRLAADLGVGPFALLRAFRDAYGMPPHAWLTDARVRRARRLLDAGTTPAEAAVAVGFTDQPHLNRHFARIVGVPPGAYQRERKNVQDRPGGLLVASLAWQNEPHAQTYPAP; the protein is encoded by the coding sequence ATGGCAGGTTCGGCGGAGCGGGCGCGGCACTGGACCTATGCCGAGCTGCCCGGCGTCGACCTGCTGCGCGCCCACTACGTCCGCATGACCTTCGTGCGGCACACCCACGAGCACTTCGTGATGGCCGCGGTCACCGAAGGCGTCGACGTCTTCCACCACACCGGGGCCGACCGGCACGCGGGCCCCGGGACGCTCGCCCTGATCAACCCCGACACCCCGCACACCGGCCGGGGAGGAGGGCCCGAGGGCTGGCGGTACGGAGCGGTGTACCCGGCGCCGGAGCTGGTCGCCGCCATCGCGGCGGAGACGACGGCCATCCGCGGCACACCCGGTTTCGTCCAGCCCGTGTTCGAGGACGCGTACGCGGTGGCCCTCGTCCACCAGGTGCTGCGTGCGGCCGAGGAGGGCAACGCCCTGGCCGCCGACACGTTCCTGCGGATCGCCGTGACCCGGATGCTGCGGCTCAACGGCGGCGCCCTGCCCGAGCGCACCGTGCGGTCGGCGGGCCACCGCGTGGCCGCACGCGCGCGTGCCGTCCTCGAAGAACGCCTCACGGACCCGCCGAGCCTGGACCGGCTGGCCGCCGATCTCGGCGTCGGGCCCTTCGCCCTGCTGCGCGCCTTCCGCGACGCGTACGGCATGCCGCCGCACGCCTGGCTCACCGACGCGCGCGTGCGTCGCGCCCGCCGCCTCCTGGACGCCGGTACGACGCCCGCGGAGGCGGCCGTGGCCGTCGGCTTCACCGACCAGCCGCACCTCAACCGCCACTTCGCCCGCATCGTCGGGGTCCCGCCGGGCGCGTACCAACGGGAGCGCAAGAACGTACAAGACCGTCCGGGCGGGCTCCTCGTAGCGTCCTTGGCGTGGCAGAACGAACCTCACGCGCAGACATACCCAGCCCCGTAG
- a CDS encoding AI-2E family transporter — MAPTDDTAQITSEAATPAGTAPPAQPPAGAEQGRGAGMPRWLPRAMVLALALVACFQLGSWAFHQLTGLLINILIAFFLALAVEPAVSWMAARGLRRGLATAIVFLGVIIASAGFITMMGSMLAGQIVDMVEDFPDYLDKVIRWINQTFDTDLSRVEVQDSLVHSDWLRKYVQNSASGVLDVSAQVLGGLFQLLTILLFSFYFAADGPRLRRALCSVLPPAKQAEVLRAWEIAVNKTGGYLYSRGLMALISGIAHYILLQILEVPYAPALAVWVGLVSQFIPTIGTYLAGALPMLIAFTVDPWYAVWVLGFVVIYQQFENYVLQPKLTAKSVDIHPAVAFGSVVAGTALLGAVGALIAIPAVATLQAFLGAYVKRYDVTDDPRVHGHRRRGDTPLLTRLRRALTPPGREG; from the coding sequence GTGGCACCCACAGACGACACCGCGCAGATCACCTCCGAGGCCGCGACACCGGCCGGCACCGCACCGCCCGCCCAGCCGCCCGCCGGGGCCGAGCAGGGGCGCGGCGCGGGCATGCCGCGCTGGCTGCCGCGGGCCATGGTGCTCGCGCTCGCCCTGGTCGCCTGTTTCCAGCTCGGCAGCTGGGCCTTCCACCAGCTGACCGGACTGCTGATCAACATTCTGATCGCGTTCTTCCTGGCGCTCGCGGTGGAGCCCGCGGTGAGCTGGATGGCGGCGCGCGGACTGCGCCGGGGCCTGGCCACGGCCATCGTCTTCCTCGGCGTCATCATCGCCAGCGCGGGCTTCATCACGATGATGGGCTCGATGCTCGCGGGCCAGATCGTCGACATGGTCGAGGACTTCCCGGACTACCTGGACAAGGTCATCCGCTGGATCAACCAGACCTTCGACACGGACCTGTCCCGCGTCGAGGTCCAGGACAGCCTGGTCCACTCCGACTGGCTGCGGAAGTACGTGCAGAACAGCGCGAGCGGCGTCCTGGACGTCTCCGCGCAGGTGCTCGGCGGCCTCTTCCAGCTCCTGACGATCCTGCTGTTCTCGTTCTACTTCGCCGCCGACGGGCCCCGGCTGCGGCGCGCGCTGTGCTCCGTGCTCCCGCCCGCCAAGCAGGCCGAGGTGCTGCGCGCCTGGGAGATCGCGGTCAACAAGACCGGCGGCTACCTCTACTCGCGCGGCCTGATGGCGCTGATCTCCGGGATCGCGCACTACATCCTGCTGCAGATCCTCGAAGTGCCCTATGCCCCCGCCCTCGCGGTGTGGGTGGGGCTGGTCTCGCAGTTCATCCCGACGATCGGCACGTACCTGGCGGGCGCCCTGCCGATGCTGATCGCCTTCACCGTGGACCCCTGGTACGCGGTGTGGGTGCTGGGCTTCGTGGTCATCTACCAGCAGTTCGAGAACTACGTGCTCCAGCCCAAGCTCACCGCCAAGAGCGTGGACATCCACCCGGCGGTCGCCTTCGGGTCGGTCGTCGCGGGCACCGCGCTGCTCGGCGCGGTCGGCGCCCTGATCGCCATCCCGGCGGTGGCGACGCTGCAGGCGTTCCTCGGGGCGTACGTGAAGCGCTACGACGTCACGGACGATCCGCGGGTGCACGGACACCGTCGCCGCGGCGACACGCCCCTGCTCACGCGGCTGCGGCGCGCGCTGACACCGCCGGGACGTGAGGGCTGA
- a CDS encoding DUF3046 domain-containing protein has translation MRLTVFWQRMAAHFGAGYADSFARDHVMSELGGRTVHEALDAGWEAKDVWRAVCRAMDVPAEKR, from the coding sequence ATGCGGTTGACGGTCTTCTGGCAGCGAATGGCAGCTCACTTCGGCGCGGGGTACGCGGACTCCTTCGCGCGTGACCATGTGATGTCCGAGCTGGGCGGGCGGACGGTGCACGAGGCGCTGGACGCGGGCTGGGAGGCGAAGGACGTCTGGCGCGCGGTGTGCAGGGCCATGGACGTACCGGCCGAAAAGCGTTGA
- the recA gene encoding recombinase RecA has translation MAGTDREKALDAALAQIERQFGKGAVMRMGERPNEPIEVIPTGSTALDVALGVGGIPRGRVVEVYGPESSGKTTLTLHAVANAQRAGGAVAFVDAEHALDPEYAKKLGVDIDNLILSQPDNGEQALEIVDMLVRSGALDLIVIDSVAALVPRAEIEGEMGDSHVGLQARLMSQALRKITSALNQSKTTAIFINQLREKIGVMFGSPETTTGGRALKFYASVRMDIRRIETLKDGTDAVGNRTRVKVVKNKVAPPFKQAEFDILYGQGISREGGLIDMGVEHGFVRKAGAWYTYEGDQLGQGKENARNFLKDNPDLANEIERKIKEKLGVGVRPESTEGEPAADAAAETPATDAAKTVPAPAAKATKSKAAAAKS, from the coding sequence ATGGCAGGAACCGACCGCGAGAAGGCGCTCGACGCCGCGCTCGCACAGATTGAACGGCAATTCGGCAAGGGCGCGGTCATGCGCATGGGCGAGCGGCCGAACGAGCCCATCGAGGTCATCCCCACCGGGTCGACCGCGCTCGACGTCGCGCTCGGCGTCGGCGGCATCCCGCGCGGCCGTGTGGTGGAGGTGTACGGCCCGGAGTCCTCCGGTAAGACGACCCTGACGCTGCACGCCGTGGCCAACGCGCAGCGGGCCGGCGGCGCGGTGGCCTTCGTGGACGCGGAGCACGCCCTCGACCCCGAGTACGCGAAGAAGCTCGGCGTCGACATCGACAACCTCATCCTGTCCCAGCCGGACAACGGCGAGCAGGCGCTCGAGATCGTCGACATGCTGGTCCGCTCCGGCGCGCTCGACCTGATCGTCATCGACTCCGTGGCGGCCCTGGTGCCCCGCGCCGAGATCGAGGGCGAGATGGGTGACTCGCACGTGGGTCTGCAGGCCCGTCTGATGAGCCAGGCCCTGCGGAAGATCACCAGCGCGCTCAACCAGTCGAAGACCACCGCGATCTTCATCAACCAGCTGCGCGAGAAGATCGGCGTGATGTTCGGCTCCCCGGAGACCACGACCGGTGGCCGCGCGCTGAAGTTCTACGCCTCGGTGCGCATGGACATCCGCCGCATCGAGACCCTGAAGGACGGCACGGACGCGGTGGGCAACCGCACCCGCGTCAAGGTCGTCAAGAACAAGGTCGCGCCGCCCTTCAAGCAGGCCGAGTTCGACATCCTCTACGGCCAGGGCATCTCCCGCGAGGGCGGCCTGATCGACATGGGCGTGGAGCACGGCTTCGTCCGCAAGGCCGGCGCCTGGTACACGTACGAGGGCGACCAGCTCGGCCAGGGCAAGGAGAACGCCCGCAACTTCCTGAAGGACAACCCCGACCTCGCCAACGAGATCGAGCGGAAGATCAAGGAGAAGCTGGGCGTCGGTGTCCGGCCGGAGAGCACCGAGGGCGAGCCCGCCGCGGACGCCGCGGCGGAGACCCCGGCGACCGACGCCGCCAAGACGGTGCCCGCTCCGGCGGCGAAGGCCACCAAGTCCAAGGCCGCGGCGGCCAAGAGCTAG
- a CDS encoding AzlC family ABC transporter permease, whose product MPSPVAPPDASVEGTDAGAVGDRPDSAVVRDALGVGIAVGLSGFAFGVTSAGSGLTVLQTCALSLLVFTGASQFALVGALAGGGNPFTAAAGAFFLGVRNAFYGLRLSQLLALPRAVRPFAAHWVIDETTAVSLAQRGRRGARIGFTVTGLSLYVLWNLTTLLGAVGAEAIGDTDAWGLDAAGPAVFLALLAPMVRTARERAVAAVAVLLGLGLLPVLPAGVPVLVAGLAVPIVLYGAGLRAQRTTRGNDR is encoded by the coding sequence ATACCCAGCCCCGTAGCCCCGCCCGACGCCTCCGTAGAGGGCACGGACGCGGGCGCCGTCGGGGACCGCCCGGACTCCGCCGTCGTCCGCGACGCCCTCGGCGTCGGAATAGCCGTCGGCCTCTCCGGATTCGCCTTCGGCGTGACCTCCGCCGGCAGCGGCCTCACCGTGTTGCAGACCTGTGCCCTGAGCCTCCTGGTGTTCACAGGGGCCTCGCAGTTCGCCCTGGTGGGCGCGCTCGCCGGGGGCGGGAATCCGTTCACCGCGGCGGCGGGAGCCTTCTTCTTGGGCGTGCGCAACGCGTTCTACGGGTTGCGGCTCTCCCAGTTGCTCGCCCTCCCGCGCGCGGTGCGGCCGTTCGCGGCCCACTGGGTGATCGACGAGACCACGGCCGTGTCGCTCGCACAGCGCGGACGGCGCGGCGCCCGCATCGGCTTCACCGTCACAGGGCTCAGCCTGTACGTCCTGTGGAACCTGACCACCCTCCTGGGCGCGGTCGGCGCCGAGGCGATCGGGGACACCGACGCCTGGGGCCTGGACGCCGCGGGCCCCGCGGTCTTCCTCGCGCTCCTGGCGCCGATGGTCAGGACCGCCCGGGAGCGCGCGGTCGCGGCCGTCGCGGTCCTTCTGGGGCTCGGGCTGCTGCCCGTGCTGCCCGCGGGCGTCCCGGTCCTGGTGGCCGGGCTCGCCGTGCCGATCGTCCTCTACGGAGCAGGCCTGCGCGCACAGCGCACGACACGGGGGAACGACCGTTGA
- a CDS encoding AzlD domain-containing protein yields MNVWIAIAVTAVSCYAVKLAGLLVPVGALERPLVKRMAALLPVALLAALTAQQAFADGRTLVLDAKAVGLAAAAVALLLRVPFLVVIAAAVVVTAGVRALTG; encoded by the coding sequence TTGAACGTCTGGATAGCCATCGCCGTGACCGCCGTCAGCTGCTACGCGGTCAAGCTCGCGGGTCTCCTGGTGCCCGTCGGAGCCCTGGAGCGGCCGCTCGTGAAGCGCATGGCCGCTTTGCTGCCGGTCGCGCTGCTCGCGGCTCTCACCGCCCAGCAGGCCTTCGCCGACGGCCGGACCCTGGTGCTCGACGCCAAGGCCGTGGGGCTCGCTGCGGCCGCCGTGGCGCTGCTGCTGCGCGTGCCGTTCCTGGTCGTCATCGCCGCCGCTGTCGTCGTCACGGCGGGCGTACGGGCACTCACGGGGTGA
- a CDS encoding ATP-dependent helicase codes for MARSARSAPGAHGALDGFSPATRGWFTGAFPAPTSAQAGAWRAIAEGSDVLVVAPTGSGKTLAAFLAALDQLASSPPPADPKKRCRVLYVSPLKALAVDVERNLRSPLTGIRQESVRLGLPEPEVRVGIRSGDTPAAERRALATRPPDILITTPESLFLMLTSATRDALTGIETVILDEVHAVAGTKRGAHLALTLERLDALLKRPARRIGLSATVRPVDEVARYLSPQRRVEVVQPESGKEFDLSVVVPVEDLGELGGSPAADSDQGAERPSIWPHVEERITDLVQAHRSTIVFANSRRLAERLCNRLNEIAYERATGEPLPEDHSPAELMAESGAAKGAPPVLARAHHGSVSKEQRAQVEEDLKAGRLPAVVATSSLELGIDMGAVDLVVQVESPPSVASGLQRVGRAGHQVGAVSTGVVFPKYRGDLVQAAVVTERMRQGAIESLRVPANPLDVLAQQLVAMVALDTWQVDDLLALVRRAAPFTSLPESAFTSVLDMLAGRYPSDAFAELRPRVVWDRVAGTVTGRPGAQRLAVTSGGTIPDRGLFGVFLAGADPKKGGGRVGELDEEMVYESRVGDVFTLGTSSWRIEDITRDRVLVSPAPGVPGRLPFWKGDQLGRPLELGRALGAFLREIGSLSQDDARGRLQAAGLDTWAADNVLAYLTEQREACGHIPDDRTIVVERFRDELGDWRVVVHSPFGAQVHAPWALALGARLAERYGMDAQVMHADDGIVLRLPDADLMGLDLLDQEPVDVTVDATFDPEQAPVGAADVTFDKGEVSQVVTDQVGGSALFAARFRECAARALLLPRRSPGKRTPLWQQRQRAAQLLEVTSEFGSFPIILEAVRECLQDVFDVPGLTELMGDIESRRVRLVEVTTPEPSPFARSLLFGYVAQFLYEGDSPLAERRAAALSLDSRLLAELLGQAELRELLDADVLTELERELQWRTDDRRIKDAEGVADLLRLLGPLTAAELAERGAEPAWAEDLAAARRAIRVRIAGADHWAAVEDAGRLRDALGTALPVGVPEAFTEPVKDPLGDLLARYARTHGPFTSADAAARFGLGAAVTEGALHRLAANGRVVQGEFHPAGIGQEWCDAAVLRRLRRRSLAALRQELEPVPPAALAQFLPQWQHLSGHGLRGVDGLVRAIEQLQGASVPASALEKLVLPSRMAGYAPAMLDELTAAGEVVWAGAGALPGKDGWVSLYLADAAPLLLPPAHPLELTALHQSVLDALSGGYGLFFRQITDQVRATTHPDVTDPQLADAVWDLAWSGRLTNDTLAPMRSLLGSGRTAGSTAHRAKRAVPRGRYGSLTAAARPVSRTGPPTVAGRWSLLPAREPDPTLRAHALARTLLDRHGVVTRGAVAAEGVEGGFSATYRILSAFEDSGQARRGYVVEGLGAAQFAMDGAVDRLRAAATARERAGTGHATDAQAVVLAAADPANAYGAALPWPDPPAEAGHKPGRKAGSLVVLVDGELTLYVERGGKSVLAWATSETDQDPRLLAAATALASAAKAGALGTVTVERINGAAALTSPLAPLLEHTGFHATPRGLRIRA; via the coding sequence ATGGCTCGGTCCGCACGCAGCGCCCCCGGCGCCCACGGCGCCCTCGACGGATTCTCCCCCGCGACCCGCGGCTGGTTCACGGGGGCCTTCCCCGCGCCCACGTCCGCCCAGGCCGGGGCGTGGCGGGCGATCGCGGAGGGCTCGGACGTCCTGGTGGTCGCCCCGACCGGCTCCGGCAAGACCCTGGCCGCGTTCCTCGCCGCCCTGGACCAGCTCGCCTCGTCCCCGCCCCCGGCGGACCCGAAGAAGCGCTGCCGGGTGCTGTACGTGTCGCCGCTCAAGGCCCTCGCGGTCGACGTGGAGCGCAATCTGCGCAGCCCGCTCACCGGCATCCGGCAGGAGTCCGTGCGCCTCGGCCTGCCCGAGCCCGAGGTGCGGGTGGGCATCCGCTCCGGTGACACCCCGGCAGCCGAGCGCCGCGCCCTGGCCACCCGCCCGCCGGACATCCTGATCACCACCCCGGAATCGCTGTTCCTGATGCTCACGTCCGCCACGCGGGACGCGCTGACGGGCATCGAGACCGTGATCCTGGACGAGGTGCACGCGGTCGCGGGCACCAAGCGTGGCGCGCACCTCGCGCTGACCCTGGAGCGGCTCGACGCGCTCCTGAAGCGCCCCGCCCGCCGGATCGGCCTGTCCGCCACGGTCCGTCCGGTCGACGAGGTGGCCCGCTATCTCTCGCCGCAGCGCAGGGTGGAGGTCGTCCAGCCCGAGTCGGGCAAGGAGTTCGACCTGTCGGTGGTCGTCCCGGTCGAGGACCTGGGCGAACTGGGCGGCTCCCCGGCGGCGGACTCCGATCAGGGAGCGGAGCGCCCGTCCATCTGGCCGCACGTCGAGGAGCGCATCACCGACCTCGTCCAGGCGCACCGCTCGACGATCGTCTTCGCCAACTCCCGCCGCCTGGCGGAGCGCCTGTGCAACCGTCTCAACGAGATCGCGTACGAGCGCGCCACGGGCGAGCCACTGCCGGAGGACCACTCCCCCGCGGAGCTGATGGCGGAGTCGGGCGCCGCCAAGGGCGCGCCGCCCGTCCTCGCCCGCGCCCACCACGGCTCGGTGTCCAAGGAGCAGCGCGCCCAGGTCGAGGAGGACCTGAAGGCGGGCCGGCTCCCCGCGGTGGTCGCCACCTCAAGCCTGGAGCTGGGCATCGACATGGGCGCCGTCGACCTGGTGGTGCAGGTCGAGTCGCCGCCGTCAGTGGCCTCCGGACTGCAGCGGGTGGGCCGCGCGGGGCACCAGGTGGGCGCGGTCTCCACCGGAGTCGTCTTCCCGAAGTACCGGGGCGACCTGGTCCAGGCCGCCGTGGTCACGGAGCGGATGCGCCAGGGCGCCATCGAATCCCTGCGCGTCCCGGCGAACCCGCTGGACGTCCTGGCCCAGCAGCTGGTCGCGATGGTGGCCCTGGACACCTGGCAGGTGGACGACCTCCTGGCCCTGGTCCGCCGCGCGGCGCCCTTCACCTCGCTGCCCGAGTCGGCGTTCACTTCGGTCCTGGACATGCTCGCGGGTCGCTATCCGTCCGACGCGTTCGCGGAGCTGCGCCCGCGCGTGGTGTGGGACCGGGTCGCGGGCACCGTCACCGGCCGCCCCGGGGCCCAGCGCCTCGCGGTGACCTCCGGGGGCACGATCCCCGACCGGGGCCTCTTCGGGGTCTTCCTCGCGGGCGCCGACCCGAAGAAGGGCGGCGGCCGCGTCGGCGAGCTCGACGAGGAGATGGTCTACGAATCGCGCGTGGGCGACGTCTTCACCCTGGGCACCAGCTCCTGGCGCATCGAGGACATCACGCGCGACCGCGTGCTCGTGTCACCCGCCCCCGGCGTCCCCGGCAGGCTGCCGTTCTGGAAGGGCGACCAGCTGGGCCGCCCGCTCGAACTGGGGCGCGCCCTGGGGGCGTTCCTGCGCGAGATCGGATCCCTGTCGCAGGACGACGCGCGCGGGCGCCTCCAGGCGGCGGGCCTCGACACCTGGGCCGCGGACAATGTGCTGGCGTACCTCACCGAGCAGCGCGAAGCCTGCGGACACATCCCGGACGACCGCACGATCGTGGTCGAGCGCTTCCGCGACGAGCTGGGCGACTGGCGGGTCGTCGTGCACTCACCGTTCGGCGCGCAGGTGCACGCACCCTGGGCCCTGGCACTCGGCGCCCGCCTCGCCGAGCGGTACGGCATGGACGCGCAGGTCATGCACGCCGACGACGGCATCGTGCTGCGCCTGCCGGACGCCGACCTGATGGGCCTCGACCTGCTCGACCAGGAGCCGGTGGACGTCACCGTGGACGCGACCTTCGACCCCGAGCAGGCCCCGGTCGGCGCGGCGGACGTCACCTTCGACAAGGGCGAGGTCAGCCAGGTCGTCACCGATCAGGTGGGCGGCTCGGCGCTGTTCGCGGCCCGCTTCCGCGAGTGCGCCGCCCGCGCGCTGCTGCTGCCGCGCCGCAGCCCGGGCAAGCGCACCCCCCTGTGGCAGCAGCGCCAGCGGGCCGCCCAACTCCTGGAGGTGACCAGCGAGTTCGGTTCCTTCCCGATCATCTTGGAGGCGGTCAGGGAGTGCCTCCAGGACGTCTTCGACGTGCCGGGCCTCACGGAGCTGATGGGCGACATCGAGTCCCGCCGCGTCCGGCTCGTGGAGGTCACCACCCCCGAGCCGTCCCCGTTCGCCCGCTCCCTGCTGTTCGGGTACGTCGCCCAGTTCCTGTACGAGGGCGACTCGCCCCTCGCCGAGCGCCGCGCGGCCGCCCTGTCCCTGGACTCCCGCCTCCTGGCCGAGCTCCTGGGCCAGGCGGAGCTGCGCGAACTGCTCGACGCGGACGTCCTCACCGAGCTGGAGCGCGAGCTCCAGTGGCGTACGGACGACCGCCGGATCAAGGACGCCGAGGGCGTCGCCGACCTGCTGCGCCTGCTCGGCCCGCTCACCGCCGCCGAGTTGGCCGAGCGCGGCGCGGAGCCCGCGTGGGCGGAGGACCTCGCGGCGGCCCGCCGTGCCATCCGGGTCCGGATCGCGGGGGCCGACCACTGGGCGGCCGTCGAGGACGCGGGCCGTCTGCGGGACGCTCTCGGGACGGCCCTGCCGGTCGGCGTGCCCGAGGCGTTCACGGAGCCCGTGAAGGACCCCCTCGGCGACCTCCTCGCGCGCTATGCCCGCACCCACGGCCCGTTCACCTCGGCCGACGCCGCCGCGCGCTTCGGCCTCGGCGCCGCCGTCACGGAGGGCGCGCTGCACCGCCTCGCGGCGAACGGCCGCGTGGTCCAGGGCGAGTTCCACCCGGCGGGCATCGGCCAGGAGTGGTGCGACGCGGCCGTGCTGCGCCGTCTGCGCCGCCGCTCCCTGGCCGCGCTCCGTCAGGAGCTGGAGCCGGTGCCCCCGGCCGCGCTCGCCCAGTTCCTGCCGCAGTGGCAGCACCTGAGCGGCCACGGCCTGCGAGGCGTCGACGGCCTTGTGCGCGCGATCGAGCAGTTGCAGGGCGCGTCCGTACCGGCTTCGGCGCTGGAGAAGCTCGTCCTGCCCTCCCGCATGGCGGGGTACGCCCCGGCGATGCTCGACGAGCTCACCGCCGCCGGAGAGGTGGTGTGGGCCGGAGCGGGGGCCCTTCCGGGCAAGGACGGCTGGGTCTCGCTGTATCTGGCCGACGCCGCGCCCCTCCTCCTGCCGCCCGCACACCCCCTGGAGCTCACCGCGCTGCACCAGTCCGTCCTGGACGCGCTCTCCGGGGGGTACGGCCTGTTCTTCCGGCAGATCACCGACCAGGTCCGCGCCACCACGCACCCGGACGTCACGGACCCCCAACTGGCCGACGCGGTCTGGGACCTGGCCTGGTCGGGCCGGCTCACGAACGACACGCTCGCTCCGATGCGGTCCCTCCTGGGTTCGGGCCGCACGGCGGGCTCCACGGCCCACCGCGCGAAGCGCGCCGTCCCGCGCGGGCGCTACGGCAGCCTGACCGCCGCCGCCCGCCCCGTCTCCCGCACCGGCCCGCCGACCGTCGCGGGCCGCTGGTCGCTGCTGCCCGCCCGCGAGCCCGACCCGACCCTGCGCGCGCACGCCCTGGCCCGCACGCTGCTCGACCGGCACGGCGTGGTGACCCGTGGCGCGGTGGCCGCCGAAGGCGTCGAGGGCGGCTTCTCGGCGACGTACCGGATCCTGTCGGCGTTCGAGGACAGCGGCCAAGCCCGTCGTGGGTACGTGGTGGAGGGGCTGGGCGCGGCGCAGTTCGCCATGGACGGCGCGGTGGACCGGCTGCGCGCCGCGGCCACCGCGCGGGAGCGCGCGGGCACCGGGCACGCCACCGACGCCCAAGCGGTGGTCCTGGCCGCCGCCGACCCCGCGAACGCGTACGGGGCGGCCCTCCCCTGGCCCGACCCCCCGGCGGAGGCCGGGCACAAGCCGGGCCGCAAGGCGGGCTCCCTGGTCGTCCTGGTCGACGGCGAGCTGACGCTGTACGTGGAGCGCGGCGGCAAGTCCGTCCTGGCCTGGGCCACGTCCGAGACCGACCAGGACCCCCGGCTCCTGGCGGCCGCGACCGCCCTCGCCTCGGCCGCCAAGGCGGGCGCGCTCGGCACGGTCACCGTGGAGCGCATCAACGGCGCCGCCGCCCTGACCTCCCCCTTGGCCCCCCTCCTGGAGCACACCGGTTTCCACGCCACCCCGAGAGGCCTCCGCATCCGCGCCTGA
- a CDS encoding helix-turn-helix domain-containing protein → MVHHQGRSEGRALDGAAEAVPAIDAAPAVEAGRGADDAAPVAEELNDLRVLKALAQPRRQQMLQHLTVHGPATSATLARALGLNTGATSYHLRELARYGFVEETDGTGHGRERWWRAIPGDRRFPPRSRQNAETRLVMDELDHLSYAADLELFEQLQRESGDADEWADAYPYSRGTMRLTVAELREFFEEYIALLNRYKRSDAETPPGARTVLTRLLAFPAPSGTPDDNRRETETS, encoded by the coding sequence ATGGTTCACCACCAGGGCAGAAGCGAGGGCCGGGCCCTCGACGGGGCCGCGGAGGCTGTCCCCGCCATCGATGCCGCCCCCGCCGTCGAGGCAGGCCGCGGGGCCGACGACGCCGCGCCCGTTGCCGAAGAGCTGAACGACCTGCGGGTCCTCAAGGCCCTCGCGCAGCCCCGGCGGCAGCAGATGCTCCAGCACCTCACCGTGCACGGGCCCGCCACGTCCGCGACCTTGGCCCGGGCCCTGGGCCTCAACACCGGCGCGACGAGCTACCACCTGCGCGAGCTGGCCCGGTACGGCTTCGTCGAGGAGACGGACGGCACCGGGCACGGACGCGAGCGCTGGTGGCGCGCGATCCCCGGCGACCGGCGCTTTCCGCCGCGCAGCAGGCAGAACGCCGAGACGCGACTCGTCATGGACGAGCTGGACCACCTCTCGTACGCCGCCGACCTGGAGCTCTTCGAGCAGCTCCAGCGCGAGAGCGGCGACGCCGACGAGTGGGCCGACGCCTACCCGTACTCGCGCGGCACGATGCGGCTGACGGTCGCCGAGCTGCGTGAGTTTTTCGAGGAGTACATCGCCCTCCTCAACCGTTACAAGCGCTCCGACGCCGAAACGCCGCCCGGGGCCCGCACCGTCCTCACCCGCCTCCTGGCCTTCCCCGCGCCGTCCGGCACCCCCGACGACAACAGAAGAGAGACCGAGACCTCATGA
- the recX gene encoding recombination regulator RecX codes for MTRRTDWAEHTDPQGGGHRSGGRPGGAGADADGPWSDDQEGRGGRRRRRRGGLGGHQDSGSPSSSRAENGEPPTGDPAERARAICLRLLTGTPRTRKQLADALRKRDIPDDVADEVLSRFEEVGLINDEAFADAWVESRHHGRGLARRALARELRTKGVDSALIDEAVGQLDAEQEEATARELVARKLRSTRGLDRDKRLRRLAGMLARKGYPEGMALRVVREALEQEGEDTEDLGYEGL; via the coding sequence GTGACACGACGTACGGACTGGGCGGAGCACACGGACCCCCAGGGAGGCGGCCACAGGAGTGGCGGCCGCCCCGGTGGTGCGGGTGCCGATGCCGACGGCCCCTGGAGCGACGACCAGGAGGGCCGGGGCGGCCGCCGCCGTCGGCGGCGCGGCGGTCTCGGCGGCCATCAGGACAGCGGTTCCCCGTCCTCGTCGAGGGCCGAGAACGGGGAACCGCCCACGGGGGACCCCGCTGAGCGGGCGCGGGCCATCTGCTTGCGCCTGCTCACCGGGACGCCCCGCACGCGCAAGCAGCTCGCCGACGCCCTGCGCAAGCGGGACATCCCCGACGACGTGGCGGACGAGGTCCTGTCCCGCTTCGAAGAGGTCGGACTGATCAACGACGAGGCCTTCGCGGACGCCTGGGTGGAGTCCCGGCACCACGGCCGGGGCCTCGCCCGGCGGGCCCTGGCCCGCGAGCTGCGGACCAAGGGCGTGGACTCGGCGCTGATCGACGAGGCCGTCGGCCAGCTCGACGCGGAGCAGGAGGAGGCCACCGCCCGCGAGCTAGTCGCCCGCAAGCTGCGCTCCACCCGCGGCCTCGACCGCGACAAGAGGCTGCGGCGTCTCGCGGGCATGCTCGCCCGCAAGGGGTATCCGGAAGGCATGGCGCTGCGCGTGGTCCGCGAGGCGCTGGAGCAAGAGGGGGAGGACACGGAGGACCTCGGATACGAGGGCCTCTGA